Proteins from a genomic interval of Natator depressus isolate rNatDep1 chromosome 20, rNatDep2.hap1, whole genome shotgun sequence:
- the RNF41 gene encoding E3 ubiquitin-protein ligase NRDP1, translating into MGYDVARFQGDVDEDLICPICSGVLEEPVQAPHCEHAFCNACITQWFSQQQTCPVDRSVVTVAHLRPVPRIMRNMLSKLQITCDNAVFGCTAVVRLDNLMSHLSDCEHNPKRPVTCEQGCGLEMPKDELPNHNCIKHLRSVVQQQQTRIAELEKTSAEHKHQLAEQKRDIQLLKAYMRAIRSVNPNLQNLEETIEYNEILEWVNSLQPARVTRWGGMISTPDAVLQAVIKRSLVESGCPTSIINELIENAHERNWPQGLATLETRQMNRRYYENYVAKRIPGKQAVVVMACENQHMGEDMVLEPGLVMIFAHGVEEI; encoded by the exons ATGGGGTATGATGTAGCCCGCTTTCAGGGGGATGTTGATGAAGACCTTATATGCCCCATCTGCAgtggggtcctggaggagccGGTGCAG GCTCCGCATTGTGAGCACGCCTTCTGCAACGCCTGCATCACCCAGTGGTTCTCCCAGCAGCAGACCTGCCCCGTGGACCGCAGCGTCGTCACTGTGGCCCACCTCCGCCCCGTCCCCCGGATTATGCGGAACATGCTCTCCAAGCTGCAGATCACGTGCGACAACGCTGTTTTCGGCTGCACGGCAGTCGTGCGACTCGACAACCTGATGTCTCACCTCAGTGACTGCGAACATAACCCAAAGCGGCCGGTGACGTGCGAGCAAGGATGTGG cttggaAATGCCCAAAGATGAGCTGCCGAATCACAACTGCATCAAGCACTTAAGGTcggtggtgcagcagcagcagacgaGAATTGCCGAGCTGGAGAAGACTTCGGCAGAGCACAAGCATCAGCTAGCTGAGCAG AAACGGGACATCCAGCTGCTGAAGGCCTACATGCGAGCCATCCGCAGCGTCAACCCCAACCTGCAGAACCTGGAAGAGACCATTGAATACAATGAAATCCTAGA GTGGGTGAACTCCTTGCAGCCTGCCCGGGTGACGCGGTGGGGCGGGATGATCTCCACGCCGGATGCCGTGCTCCAGGCGGTCATCAAGCGCTCGCTGGTGGAAAGCGGGTGCCCCACGTCCATCATCAACGAGCTGATCGAGAACGCCCACGAGCGGAACTGGCCGCAGGGCCTGGCCACCCTGGAAACCCGCCAGATGAACCGGCGCTATTACGAGAACTACGTGGCCAAGCGCATCCCCGGCAAGCAGGCCGTGGTGGTGATGGCCTGTGAGAACCAGCACATGGGGGAGGACATGGTGCTCGAGCCGGGGCTGGTGATGATATTTGCACACGGAGTGGAGGAGATCTAA